From the Nostoc sp. PCC 7107 genome, the window CAATGCCAACAGTTTTACCCAATGGTTGACCGCTACATTACCCGGATGAAATGCGATCGCTATTGATGCTGCATCACAATTCATCCGCACGTTAGTTACATGAGCGTCTGTTTTCAACAACCTTTCTAGCCGTTTTGTGTATGCTTGATCCTGGGCAATGCGGGGTACATGGAACCTAATCCTGCCTGGAATATTATGAACTACAGTGTAGGCAATATTTGCTGACGGTGTTACGTCTTGCCTTACTTGTGCAACAACTGGATTAGTTAATGCTTGTGTCAATTTCGGTTGATTAGTTGTGTTATTTGGTTTTGCAGATTGGCTATTGCTGTCTGATTTGGCAATTTGTGGTTCTAAATAGTCTATTACCCGACGAGTTGCATCTGCGGTAATCATATAGACTGGGATCGACGCTAACCCACTAATTCCTAAACCTCCTGTGACTGCTAAACCAGTCATCAAGGGAATAAAGGAAATAGTTTGCTCCATCCAAAAATCAGGAGACTTCCACACCGCAAAGGGATCTTTACTGGTCATTGATTGCGGCGAAATTGGGGAAGGGTGAATATTTATTTTTTTTAAAATTCCCAATATCTGATGTAATGTCAAATGACTTTCGTCAAAGTTAACAACCAGAC encodes:
- a CDS encoding HMA2 domain-containing protein, whose protein sequence is MTKTLSSRGLSPKEALSPDLISVQRHSNQVQVHRYTSSAAANLETHLPTGGLEIVHTTHGRIRIRATDGSLNSTLELVSEYLKQCKGVKEVITNEQLGSLVVNFDESHLTLHQILGILKKINIHPSPISPQSMTSKDPFAVWKSPDFWMEQTISFIPLMTGLAVTGGLGISGLASIPVYMITADATRRVIDYLEPQIAKSDSNSQSAKPNNTTNQPKLTQALTNPVVAQVRQDVTPSANIAYTVVHNIPGRIRFHVPRIAQDQAYTKRLERLLKTDAHVTNVRMNCDAASIAIAFHPGNVAVNHWVKLLALALEINPPTPSVQIGEKQQPVEQITQSVVSADTTKTSAESNNLNVSSLWAQMKPAAMSFSLAYMANFPL